In the Hordeum vulgare subsp. vulgare chromosome 7H, MorexV3_pseudomolecules_assembly, whole genome shotgun sequence genome, one interval contains:
- the LOC123410663 gene encoding uncharacterized protein LOC123410663 isoform X2 codes for MPRSAISLRVPSRRRFLKTPIAPSSVNYSSAASGRPGGPCTPKLRWSFRESQEGVSEQKAPIASSVRRLGAAVWRLRPSEEAPAVERQGKSRVDLEVQLLRKHHLGHKHGLKVETSSPNSVLEQHSEELHKVQLHLAPALMPITTLENATKWESESVKGDELDGAYVIANQLDLIEKQQGQTHANILHMELQRAQDRVDKLEAERSSAKKQLDRLSAKKQLDRLLEKLREEKAAWWRREHKKAQSVLEDMKADLDHEKKNRRQLENINLKLIDELKEVKLAANNLLEEYDKERKMREMTEEVCNKLAREVEEQKSDIEVLERNFVKLRGEVDEDRKLLQMAEVWREERVQMKLVDARLTLEDKYGELCKLQQDAEAFVASLGCAKGDISILVGEAENIIREIGLVRDQEIQFKYETPAASEEILAIFEELLPSHELGRCKAQRADIWLENPTNRNPCQDSEIEDGNSWETTSHQDVQGSSFSWNGNGSEPSVNNVVCDGISWTSGDDSEEVWQNDMSNIKVVEHKKKQSAISKFWGHCPRKNHGIQEVEVENSLNRGNMYYYSGEAANRGMGQSSPSMEPWSSPDSMNCGFRGCMELVQRHSLKAKLLEARMESQKIKLRRVLNQTT; via the exons ATGCCGCGCTCTGCCATCTCGCTCCGCGTTCCGAGCCGCCGCCGGTTTCTGAAAACCCCCATCGCCCCCTCATCCGTCAACTACTCATCTGCTGCCAGCGGTCGCCCAGGCGGGCCCTGTACCCCGAAGCTGCGATGGAGCTTCAGGGAGAGCCAGGAGGGCGTCAGCGAGCAGAAGGCGCCGATCGCTTCGTCCGTCAGGCGGCTTGGAGCCGCGGTGTGGCGCCTGCGGCCGTCGGAGGAGGCGCCCGCCGTAGAGCGTCAGGGAAAGTCTCGTGTCGACCTTGAG GTCCAGCTTCTCAGGAAGCATCATCTTGGTCACAAACATGGTCTGAAGGTTGAGACTTCAAGCCCCAATTCCGTTTTGGAGCAACACAGCGAAGAGCTCCACAAA GTTCAACTTCATCTAGCCCCAGCTTTGATGCCAATCACCACCTTGGAGAATGCAACAAAGTGGGAGTCTGAGAGCGTAAAGGGGGATGAATTGGATGGTGCCTATGTGATTGCCAACCAACTTGATCTCATTGAAAAACAGCAAGGGCAAACTCATGCTAATATACTCCACATGGAGCTCCAGCGTGCGCAAGATAGGGTCGACAAGCTAGAAGCTGAGCGGTCGTCAGCTAAGAAGCAGCTTGACCGGTTGTCAGCTAAGAAGCAGCTTGACCGGTTGTTGGAGAAACTGAGGGAGGAGAAAGCAGCCTGGTGGAGGAGAGAACACAAGAAGGCCCAATCCGTACTTGAGGATATGAAGGCAGACCTCGACCATGAGAAGAAGAACCGGAGACAACTAGAGAACATTAACTTGAAGCTTATTGACGAGTTGAAGGAGGTCAAATTGGCAGCCAATAATCTGTTGGAGGAGTATGACAAGGAGAGGAAGATGCGGGAAATGACCGAGGAGGTGTGCAACAAACTGGCGAGGGAGGTCGAGGAACAAAAATCCGATATTGAAGTCTTGGAGCGGAACTTTGTGAAACTGAGGGGGGAGGTGGATGAGGACAGAAAGTTGCTACAGATGGCCGAGGTATGGCGTGAAGAGCGGGTGCAGATGAAACTTGTGGATGCAAGGCTCACTCTTGAAGACAAATATGGTGAGCTATGCAAATTGCAACAGGATGCTGAGGCCTTTGTCGCCTCTTTGGGTTGTGCCAAGGGAGACATCAGCATTCTAGTAGGAGAAGCAGAGAACATTATAAGGGAAATTGGCTTGGTGAGGGACCAGGAGATTCAGTTCAAGTATGAGACGCCTGCAGCATCGGAGGAAATACTAGCCATATTCGAGGAGCTCCTCCCGAGCCATGAGCTCGGACGATGCAAGGCGCAGAGGGCTGATATATGGCTGGAGAATCCAACCAATAGAAACCCTTGCCAAGACAGTGAAATAGAAGATGGGAACAGCTGGGAGACTACAAGCCACCAAGACGTTCAGGGTTCAAGCTTTTCATGGAACGGGAATGGAAGCGAACCTTCAGTCAACAATGTAGTATGTGACGGAATTTCCTGGACAAGTGGAGACGATTCGGAGGAGGTCTGGCAGAATGACATGAGCAATATCAAAGTTGTGGAGCACAAGAAGAAACAGTCGGCAATATCAAAGTTCTGGGGGCATTGCCCTCGGAAAAACCATGGAAtccaggaggtggaggtggagaactCGTTGAACAGAGGTAATATGTATTATTACTCTGGCGAAGCTGCAAATCGGGGTATGGGACAGAGCTCCCCAAGCATGGAACCATGGAGCTCGCCGGACTCGATGAACTGTGGCTTCAGAGGCTGCATGGAGCTGGTCCAGAGGCACAGCCTGAAGGCAAAGCTTCTAGAAGCCCGGATGGAGAGCCAGAAGATCAAGCTCCGCCGCGTGCTCAACCAGACAACCTGA
- the LOC123410663 gene encoding synaptonemal complex protein 1-like isoform X1 yields MPRSAISLRVPSRRRFLKTPIAPSSVNYSSAASGRPGGPCTPKLRWSFRESQEGVSEQKAPIASSVRRLGAAVWRLRPSEEAPAVERQGKSRVDLEFIPRHLQVQLLRKHHLGHKHGLKVETSSPNSVLEQHSEELHKVQLHLAPALMPITTLENATKWESESVKGDELDGAYVIANQLDLIEKQQGQTHANILHMELQRAQDRVDKLEAERSSAKKQLDRLSAKKQLDRLLEKLREEKAAWWRREHKKAQSVLEDMKADLDHEKKNRRQLENINLKLIDELKEVKLAANNLLEEYDKERKMREMTEEVCNKLAREVEEQKSDIEVLERNFVKLRGEVDEDRKLLQMAEVWREERVQMKLVDARLTLEDKYGELCKLQQDAEAFVASLGCAKGDISILVGEAENIIREIGLVRDQEIQFKYETPAASEEILAIFEELLPSHELGRCKAQRADIWLENPTNRNPCQDSEIEDGNSWETTSHQDVQGSSFSWNGNGSEPSVNNVVCDGISWTSGDDSEEVWQNDMSNIKVVEHKKKQSAISKFWGHCPRKNHGIQEVEVENSLNRGNMYYYSGEAANRGMGQSSPSMEPWSSPDSMNCGFRGCMELVQRHSLKAKLLEARMESQKIKLRRVLNQTT; encoded by the exons ATGCCGCGCTCTGCCATCTCGCTCCGCGTTCCGAGCCGCCGCCGGTTTCTGAAAACCCCCATCGCCCCCTCATCCGTCAACTACTCATCTGCTGCCAGCGGTCGCCCAGGCGGGCCCTGTACCCCGAAGCTGCGATGGAGCTTCAGGGAGAGCCAGGAGGGCGTCAGCGAGCAGAAGGCGCCGATCGCTTCGTCCGTCAGGCGGCTTGGAGCCGCGGTGTGGCGCCTGCGGCCGTCGGAGGAGGCGCCCGCCGTAGAGCGTCAGGGAAAGTCTCGTGTCGACCTTGAG TTTATACCGAGACATCTGCAGGTCCAGCTTCTCAGGAAGCATCATCTTGGTCACAAACATGGTCTGAAGGTTGAGACTTCAAGCCCCAATTCCGTTTTGGAGCAACACAGCGAAGAGCTCCACAAA GTTCAACTTCATCTAGCCCCAGCTTTGATGCCAATCACCACCTTGGAGAATGCAACAAAGTGGGAGTCTGAGAGCGTAAAGGGGGATGAATTGGATGGTGCCTATGTGATTGCCAACCAACTTGATCTCATTGAAAAACAGCAAGGGCAAACTCATGCTAATATACTCCACATGGAGCTCCAGCGTGCGCAAGATAGGGTCGACAAGCTAGAAGCTGAGCGGTCGTCAGCTAAGAAGCAGCTTGACCGGTTGTCAGCTAAGAAGCAGCTTGACCGGTTGTTGGAGAAACTGAGGGAGGAGAAAGCAGCCTGGTGGAGGAGAGAACACAAGAAGGCCCAATCCGTACTTGAGGATATGAAGGCAGACCTCGACCATGAGAAGAAGAACCGGAGACAACTAGAGAACATTAACTTGAAGCTTATTGACGAGTTGAAGGAGGTCAAATTGGCAGCCAATAATCTGTTGGAGGAGTATGACAAGGAGAGGAAGATGCGGGAAATGACCGAGGAGGTGTGCAACAAACTGGCGAGGGAGGTCGAGGAACAAAAATCCGATATTGAAGTCTTGGAGCGGAACTTTGTGAAACTGAGGGGGGAGGTGGATGAGGACAGAAAGTTGCTACAGATGGCCGAGGTATGGCGTGAAGAGCGGGTGCAGATGAAACTTGTGGATGCAAGGCTCACTCTTGAAGACAAATATGGTGAGCTATGCAAATTGCAACAGGATGCTGAGGCCTTTGTCGCCTCTTTGGGTTGTGCCAAGGGAGACATCAGCATTCTAGTAGGAGAAGCAGAGAACATTATAAGGGAAATTGGCTTGGTGAGGGACCAGGAGATTCAGTTCAAGTATGAGACGCCTGCAGCATCGGAGGAAATACTAGCCATATTCGAGGAGCTCCTCCCGAGCCATGAGCTCGGACGATGCAAGGCGCAGAGGGCTGATATATGGCTGGAGAATCCAACCAATAGAAACCCTTGCCAAGACAGTGAAATAGAAGATGGGAACAGCTGGGAGACTACAAGCCACCAAGACGTTCAGGGTTCAAGCTTTTCATGGAACGGGAATGGAAGCGAACCTTCAGTCAACAATGTAGTATGTGACGGAATTTCCTGGACAAGTGGAGACGATTCGGAGGAGGTCTGGCAGAATGACATGAGCAATATCAAAGTTGTGGAGCACAAGAAGAAACAGTCGGCAATATCAAAGTTCTGGGGGCATTGCCCTCGGAAAAACCATGGAAtccaggaggtggaggtggagaactCGTTGAACAGAGGTAATATGTATTATTACTCTGGCGAAGCTGCAAATCGGGGTATGGGACAGAGCTCCCCAAGCATGGAACCATGGAGCTCGCCGGACTCGATGAACTGTGGCTTCAGAGGCTGCATGGAGCTGGTCCAGAGGCACAGCCTGAAGGCAAAGCTTCTAGAAGCCCGGATGGAGAGCCAGAAGATCAAGCTCCGCCGCGTGCTCAACCAGACAACCTGA